The genomic window TCGATCTAAATTAACCTTTCGTATAATCTAAGTCCTCTCCATTTGACTCAATTACTTGTTTATACCAGTCAAAAGATTTTTTCTTAGAACGGGCTAACGTACCGTTTCCTTCATTATCACGGTCAACGTAGATGAAGCCGTAGCGTTTCTTCATTTCTCCCGTACCTGCTGACACTAAATCAATGACACCCCAAGTTGTGTAACCAAGTAAATCAACGCCGTCTAATTCAACGGCTTCTTTCATTGTCTCCACGTGTTGTTTTAAATAATCGATACGGTAATCATCTACAATTTTCCCATTTTCGTCTGGTGTATCAACAGCTCCTAGTCCATTTTCAACAACGAATAACGGTTTTTGGTAACGGTCGTATAATTCGTTCATTGTAATTCGGAATCCTAGTGGATCAATTTGCCATCCCCACTCACTTGCTTCCAAATATGGGTTCTTAACTGATGCAAAAATATTCCCTTCCGTCTTCTCGTTTACTTTCGGATCAGCAGACGATACACGTGATGAGTAATAAGAGAATGATATAAAGTCTACTGTATGCTCTTTTAATAATTCTTTATCGCCTGCTTCGAAAGGAATCTCAATGCCTTCGCGCTCTAATTGTTTCAATGCGTAAGCTGGATATTCACCACGTGATTGTACATCAATAAAGAAATAGTTCTCTTGATTATCCACTTGAGCTTGGCGAACATCGGCTGGATTTGGCGTATTTGGATAATGTTGTCCGGCCGCAATCATACATCCAACCATATTCTCAGGATCAACTTCATGAGCTACTTTTGTTGCGATCGCACTTGCGAGTAGTTCATGATGAGCCGCAATATATTTTACTTGTTCTTGATTCTCACCTTCTTCAAATACAAGTCCCGCTCCCATAAATGGCGCATGTAAGATCATATTAATTTCGTTAAAAGTTAACCAGTATTTTACTTTTCCTTTAAAACGTTTGAATAATACAGTCACTAAACGTTCGTAAAAGCCTACAACTTCACGATTTCTCCAGCCACCGTATTCTTTAATTAAATGAATTGGCATATCGAAATGAGTAATTGTCACAAGCGGTTCGATGTTATATTTGAGTAATTCATCGATTAATTCTTCATAGAATTTAAGCCCTGCTTCATTTGGCTCCTGCTCGTCGCCTTTAGGGAAGATACGTGTCCAAGCAATACTAAAGCGGTATGTCTTCAAGCCCATCTCAGCAAATAAAGCAATATCCTCTTTAAAATGATGGTACATGTCAATCGCTTTTTTAGCTGGATAAAAATGCGCATCATCAAAATCTAAATGCTTCATTTGTCCGGTAATAATTGGTCCACGGTCTTCGCCAATTGGAACAACATCCACATTGGCTAAACCACGGCCACCTTCATCATATCCACCTTCACATTGGTTAGCGGCAGTTGCGCCACCCCAT from Aerococcaceae bacterium DSM 111021 includes these protein-coding regions:
- the ascB gene encoding 6-phospho-beta-glucosidase; translated protein: MGFRDDFLWGGATAANQCEGGYDEGGRGLANVDVVPIGEDRGPIITGQMKHLDFDDAHFYPAKKAIDMYHHFKEDIALFAEMGLKTYRFSIAWTRIFPKGDEQEPNEAGLKFYEELIDELLKYNIEPLVTITHFDMPIHLIKEYGGWRNREVVGFYERLVTVLFKRFKGKVKYWLTFNEINMILHAPFMGAGLVFEEGENQEQVKYIAAHHELLASAIATKVAHEVDPENMVGCMIAAGQHYPNTPNPADVRQAQVDNQENYFFIDVQSRGEYPAYALKQLEREGIEIPFEAGDKELLKEHTVDFISFSYYSSRVSSADPKVNEKTEGNIFASVKNPYLEASEWGWQIDPLGFRITMNELYDRYQKPLFVVENGLGAVDTPDENGKIVDDYRIDYLKQHVETMKEAVELDGVDLLGYTTWGVIDLVSAGTGEMKKRYGFIYVDRDNEGNGTLARSKKKSFDWYKQVIESNGEDLDYTKG